A window of the Arachis duranensis cultivar V14167 chromosome 5, aradu.V14167.gnm2.J7QH, whole genome shotgun sequence genome harbors these coding sequences:
- the LOC107488260 gene encoding probable copper-transporting ATPase HMA5 yields MMGRKFESWDCINSFKCCGNLSPQPHYPSMTTYPKGMSPEGSEAKAVLSVMGMTCAACAGSVEKSIKRLPGILEAAVDVLNDKAQVLYYPSMVNVERICEAIEDAGFEAKLIEEESNDEHPFEICRIHIRGMTCTSCSSTLESALQSLRGVHNAQVALATEEAEIHYDPNIVTYDQLKEAIEDTGFESILISTGEHISKIHLKVDGIKNEQSISAIQKSLQSLPGVVNIDTYIDINKISIAYKPYMTGPRTFIQVIESAGSGCFKAEIFPAEEGGRETHRKQEIKQYFKFFIWSLVFTIPVFLTSMVLMYVPGIKHVLDIKVVNMLKVGQLLRWELATPVQFIIGRRFYIGSYRSLRKGSANMDVLIALGTNAAYLYSVYVVARAAFSRDFKGNDFFETSSMLISFILLGKYLEVLAKGKTSQAIAKLIDLTPDTAILLNQDGEEQIDSRLVQKNDVIKVVPGAKVASDGIVIWGQSHVNESMITGEARPVAKRKGDMVIGGTVNQNGVLHVKVTRVGSESALSQIVRLVESAQMAKAPVQKLADHISKYFVPLVIVLSFSTWIAWYLAGKLHAYPKSWIPSSMNSFELALQFGISVMVIACPCALGLATPTAVMVGTGVGATQGVLIKGGQALESAHKVNCIVFDKTGTLTIGKPVIVTTKLFKNMSVQDFYELVAAAEVNSEHPIARAIVEHAKKIITEDEQNHTWPEVRDFVSISGHGVKAIVQNKEILAGNKKLMMDHNIAISVDAEEVLAEAERLAQTGILVSLDGEIAGVLAVSDPLKPDAKEVISILKSMKIKSIMVTGDNWGTANSIARQAGIETVMAEAQPHTKATQVKDLQNSGYTVAMVGDGINDSPALVSADVGMAIGAGTDIAIEAADIVLMRSNLEDIVIAIDLAKKTFNRIRLNYIWALGYNLLSIPIAAGILYPSTRFRLPPWIAGAAMAASSISVVCSSLLLKNYKRPNKLNKLDLNAIKIE; encoded by the exons ATGATGGGTAGAAAGTTTGAGAGTTGGGACTGCATTAACAGCTTCAAGTGCTGTGGGAATCTGTCTCCTCAGCCACACTACCCCTCCATGACGACATATCCTAAAGGGATGTCGCCGGAAGGATCGGAGGCGAAAGCGGTGTTGAGTGTGATGGGAATGACATGTGCTGCTTGCGCTGGATCCGTGGAGAAATCTATCAAACGCTTACCTGGGATTCTAGAAGCTGCCGTTGATGTATTGAATGATAAAGCTCAGGTTCTATATTATCCATCTATGGTTAAT GTGGAGAGAATATGTGAGGCCATTGAAGATGCAGGATTTGAAGCAAAGCTTATTGAAGAAGAATCAAATGATGAACACCCTTTTGAGATATGTAGAATACACATAAGGGGCATGACTTGCACTTCTTGCTCTTCAACTCTTGAATCAGCTCTTCAATCCCTTAGAGGTGTGCACAATGCTCAAGTTGCATTGGCAACTGAAGAAGCAGAAATTCACTATGATCCTAACATTGTAACCTATGATCAACTCAAAGAGGCTATAGAGGACACTGGATTTGAATCCATATTAATAAGCACTGGAGAGCACATAAGCAAAATACATCTTAAAGTTGATGGAATTAAGAATGAACAATCAATAAGTGCTATTCAGAAATCTCTTCAATCTCTTCCTGGAGTTGTAAACATTGACACATATATTGACATCAACAAAATTTCTATAGCTTATAAACCTTACATGACAGGGCCTAGAACCTTCATTCAAGTCATAGAATCTGCAGGTTCTGGATGTTTCAAAGCGGAGATATTTCCGGCCGAAGAAGGAGGGAGGGAGACACATAGGAAGCAGGAGATTAAGCAGTACTTCAAATTCTTCATTTGGAGTTTGGTTTTCACCATTCCTGTGTTTCTAACATCAATGGTTCTTATGTATGTACCTGGAATTAAACATGTTCTTGATATCAAAGTTGTGAATATGCTTAAAGTTGGACAGTTATTGAGATGGGAATTGGCTACACCAGTGCAATTCATCATAGGAAGGAGATTCTACATTGGATCATATAGATCATTGAGAAAAGGCTCTGCCAATATGGATGTATTGATTGCATTGGGAACCAATGCAGCATACTTGTATTCTGTTTATGTGGTGGCAAGAGCTGCATTCTCAAGAGATTTCAAAGGCAATGATTTCTTTGAGACAAGTTCTATGCTGATTTCGTTTATTCTGTTAGGGAAGTATTTAGAGGTGTTGGCCAAAGGGAAAACATCTCAGGCCATTGCTAAGCTTATTGACTTGACACCTGATACAGCAATCCTGTTGAATCAAGATGGTGAAGAACAGATTGATAGCAGGTTGGTACAAAAGAATGATGTGATTAAAGTTGTTCCTGGCGCGAAAGTTGCTTCGGATGGAATTGTTATATGGGGCCAGAGCCATGTCAATGAGAGCATGATAACCGGAGAGGCAAGGCCGGTGGCAAAAAGGAAGGGTGACATGGTGATTGGAGGCACAGTGAATCAGAATGGAGTCTTGCATGTTAAGGTAACAAGGGTTGGATCAGAGAGTGCCCTGTCTCAGATTGTTCGACTAGTCGAGTCTGCTCAGATGGCGAAAGCTCCAGTTCAGAAACTTGCTGATCACATTTCTAAGTACTTTGTTCCTCTT GTCATTGTGCTTTCTTTTTCAACTTGGATTGCTTGGTATTTAGCAGGAAAGTTGCATGCATACCCAAAATCATGGATTCCATCTTCCATGAACAGCTTTGAGCTTGCCCTTCAGTTCGGGATATCGGTAATGGTCATTGCATGCCCTTGTGCTCTAGGCCTAGCCACTCCTACAGCTGTTATGGTTGGTACTGGAGTTGGTGCAACTCAAGGTGTGTTAATCAAAGGTGGACAAGCTCTAGAAAGTGCACATAAG GTGAATTGCATTGTGTTTGACAAGACAGGTACTCTCACAATTGGGAAGCCAGTGATTGTAACTACAAAGCTCTTCAAGAACATGTCAGTTCAAGATTTCTATGAACTTGTTGCAGCAGCAGAG GTGAATAGTGAACATCCCATAGCCAGGGCTATTGTTGAGCATGCCAAGAAGATCATCACAGAAGATGAACAGAATCATACCTGGCCAGAAGTGCGCGACTTTGTTTCGATATCAGGCCATGGAGTTAAGGCCATTGTTCAAAACAAGGAGATATTGGCTGGGAACAAAAAACTGATGATGGATCACAACATAGCCATTTCAGTGGATGCTGAAGAAGTTCTAGCAGAAGCTGAGAGATTAGCTCAAACTGGGATTTTAGTATCCTTAGATGGAGAAATAGCTGGAGTCTTGGCTGTATCTGATCCATTGAAACCTGATGCAAAGGAAGTTATCTCAATTCTCAAGTCCATGAAGATCAAAAGCATCATGGTCACAGGTGATAACTGGGGTACTGCTAATTCCATAGCTAGACAAGCTGGTATTGAAACTGTTATGGCAGAAGCCCAACCTCACACTAAAGCTACTCAAGTAAAAGATTTGCAG AATTCTGGCTACACTGTGGCAATGGTGGGAGATGGAATCAATGACTCGCCAGCACTTGTCTCGGCCGATGTAGGAATGGCGATTGGTGCTGGCACAGACATAGCTATTGAGGCAGCAGACATAGTTTTGATGAGAAGCAACTTGGAGGACATAGTAATAGCCATAGACCTTGCAAAGAAAACCTTCAACCGAATTCGCCTCAACTACATTTGGGCACTTGGTTACAACCTCTTATCAATCCCAATTGCTGCAGGCATACTTTACCCTTCCACTAGATTCAGATTGCCACCATGGATTGCTGGGGCTGCAATGGCTGCCTCTTCTATCAGTGTTGTTTGCTCCTCCCTCTTGTTGAAGAATTACAAGAGACCAAACAAGCTAAACAAATTGGACTTAAATGCTATAAAGATTGAGTGA
- the LOC107488262 gene encoding probable phospholipid hydroperoxide glutathione peroxidase, whose protein sequence is MASQSVHYFIDGKGNDVKLGDYKGKVLLIVNVASQCGLTNSNYTELNQLYDKYKQKGLEILAFPCNQFGAQEPGSNEEIANFVCTRFKAEFPIFDKVDVNGENAAPLYKFLKSSKGGDNIRWNFSKFLVDREGHVVHSYEPTTSPLSIEKDIKNLL, encoded by the exons ATGGCAAGCCAATCAGTTCATTATTTCATA GATGGGAAGGGAAATGATGTGAAACTGGGAGATTACAAAGGAAAAGTCCTTCTCATTGTTAATGTTGCCTCACAATG TGGGTTGACCAATTCAAACTACACAGAACTTAATCAATTGTATGACAAATACAAACAAAAAG GGCTTGAAATTCTAGCATTCCCATGCAATCAGTTTGGAGCACAGGAACCTGGAAGTAATGAAGAGATAGCAAATTTTGTTTGTACTCGCTTCAAAGCTGAGTTTCCCATTTTTGACAAG GTGGATGTGAATGGTGAGAATGCTGCTCCACTTTACaagtttctgaaatcaagcaaagGTGGAGATAATATCAGGTGGAACTTCTCCAAATTTCTTGTTGATAGAGAAGGCCATGTTGTTCATAGTTATGAACCCACAACTTCTCCTCTTAGCATTGAg AAAGACATCAAGAATCTGCTGTAA
- the LOC107488261 gene encoding probable xyloglucan galactosyltransferase GT20, translating to MAVSISRRRSKPYRKQEAKQSYFHFSAIYNFLSRISVALFLLILIYLWCSFSTIITGNIVHVCFSSSRKLHSLYCLSAGTHPSFEIPTSTNNHSFLAPRIFEGNNATEPVKFSVGSNLVTSNNGRYDEEVANAVKVVEEHLKVHRSWRSNRTNAESCSGEGIYVYDLPSKFNKDLVGQCSKMIPWQDFCSYLSNDGFGKAIIANNKFGKGWYQTHQYSLELIFHSRILKHPCRVYNENEAKIFYVPFYGGLDVLRWHFKNVSNDVKDGLSLELVNWLQRQRPWKRNEGKDHVLVLGKISWDFRRTNNSESPWGTRLLELEKMQNPIKILIERQPWHANDIGVPHPTYFHPSSDNDIISWQLKIIRSNRKSFVSFAGAARSDAEDSIRRILIDQCSSNGRCKFLNCSSAKCNEAESIIDVFVESEFCLQPPGDSPTRKSVFDSLISGCIPVLFDPFTAYYQYPWHLPEDHDKYSVFIDKKEVKEKNLNVVERLSNVSSRERENMRRYIVYELLPGLVYADHNALLYKFQDAFAITINNLLLRGTRLAT from the coding sequence atgGCAGTGTCAATATCCagaagaagatcaaaaccaTATAGAAAGCAAGAAGCTAAACaatcttattttcattttagtgCCATATACAACTTTCTGAGTAGAATATCTGTTGCATTGTTCCTTCTAATCCTTATATACTTGTGGTGTTCCTTCTCCACCATTATAACTGGAAACATAGTTCATGTTTGCTTCTCTTCTTCAAGGAAGCTTCATAGCCTCTATTGTCTTTCTGCAGGCACTCATCCCTCCTTTGAAATCCCAACTTCCACAAACAATCACAGTTTCTTAGCACCTCGAATATTCGAAGGCAACAATGCAACTGAGCCTGTTAAGTTTTCAGTTGGATCAAATCTTGTTACTAGCAACAATGGAAGGTATGATGAAGAGGTTGCAAATGCAGTGAAAGTTGTTGAGGAGCATTTGAAGGTTCACCGATCGTGGAGGTCGAATAGAACCAATGCAGAATCATGCAGTGGTGAAGGGATATATGTGTATGACTTGCCATCCAAGTTTAACAAGGATTTGGTAGGTCAATGCAGCAAGATGATTCCATGGCAAGATTTTTGTAGTTACTTAAGCAATGATGGATTTGGAAAGGCTATTATTGCTAATAATAAGTTTGGTAAAGGATGGTATCAAACTCATCAATACTCACTTGAACTCATATTCCATTCAAGGATTTTGAAGCATCCATGCAGAGTTTATAATGAGAATGAAGCAAAGATCTTCTATGTGCCATTCTATGGTGGCTTAGATGTGCTGAGATGGCATTTCAAGAATGTTTCAAATGATGTGAAGGACGGTTTGAGTTTGGAGCTGGTGAATTGGCTTCAGAGACAGAGGCCATGGAAAAGAAATGAAGGTAAGGatcatgttcttgtgttggGAAAAATCTCATGGGATTTTCGGAGAACTAATAATAGTGAATCTCCATGGGGTACTAGATTGTTAGAGCTTGAGAAAATGCAGAATCCAATCAAGATCTTGATCGAACGCCAGCCGTGGCATGCGAATGACATTGGAGTTCCTCATCCAACTTACTTCCATCCAAGTTCAGACAATGACATCATTTCATGGCAACTGAAAATCATTAGATCGAATcgcaagagctttgttagtttcGCTGGAGCGGCGCGCTCTGATGCAGAGGACAGCATAAGAAGAATACTAATAGATCAATGCAGTAGCAATGGTAGATGCAAGTTTCTGAATTGCAGTTCTGCCAAGTGTAATGAGGCAGAGTCAATCATAGATGTTTTTGTTGAGTCAGAGTTTTGCTTGCAGCCTCCAGGGGATAGCCCAACAAGAAAGTCTGTTTTCGATTCGCTGATATCAGGTTGCATCCCAGTTCTGTTTGATCCTTTCACAGCTTATTACCAATATCCATGGCATTTACCTGAGGATCATGACAAGTATTCAGTGTTTATAGATAAGAAAGAAGTGAAGGAAAAGAATTTGAATGTGGTGGAGAGGCTAAGCAATGTTTCATcaagagaaagggaaaacaTGAGGAGGTATATTGTGTATGAACTTCTTCCTGGTTTAGTATATGCTGATCACAATGCCTTGCTTTACAAGTTTCAGGATGCATTTGCTATTACAATCAATAATCTGCTTCTGAGGGGTACAAGATTAGCTACATGA